A region from the Riemerella anatipestifer genome encodes:
- a CDS encoding homocysteine S-methyltransferase family protein, whose protein sequence is MEISIFNQLDALLQKRILILDGAMGTMIQRYNFTEEDYRGERFKDWEHPVKGNNDLLSLTQPQAIEEIHRLYLDAGADIIETNTFSSTTIAMADYAMESLVEELNYESARIAKKLCEVYTENNPDKPRFVAGAMGPTNRTASLSPDVNDPGYRAITFEDLRKAYKQQAKALLEGGADILLVETIFDTLNAKAALFAIDELAEERNTKIPIMVSGTITDASGRTLSGQTAEAFLISVSHLDLLSVGLNCALGAKQLTPYLQALSEHSNFYISVYPNAGLPNAFGAYDETAEQTAEQVKEYLDKQLVNIIGGCCGTTPEHIRAIAELVKHYEPRKLNLV, encoded by the coding sequence ATGGAAATTAGCATATTTAATCAGCTCGATGCCTTGCTCCAAAAGAGGATACTTATTTTGGACGGTGCGATGGGCACTATGATACAACGGTATAACTTTACCGAAGAAGATTATCGTGGCGAACGCTTTAAAGACTGGGAACACCCTGTTAAAGGGAATAATGACTTGCTATCCCTCACACAGCCACAAGCCATAGAAGAGATACACCGCCTATATTTGGACGCAGGGGCAGATATTATAGAAACCAACACCTTTTCTAGCACTACCATTGCAATGGCAGACTACGCTATGGAGTCTTTGGTGGAAGAGCTCAACTATGAATCGGCTAGAATCGCTAAGAAACTTTGTGAAGTTTACACCGAAAACAATCCTGATAAACCTCGTTTTGTGGCAGGAGCAATGGGACCTACTAACAGAACGGCATCGTTGTCTCCAGATGTTAATGATCCAGGGTATAGGGCAATTACCTTTGAAGATTTAAGAAAAGCCTATAAGCAACAGGCAAAAGCATTATTAGAAGGTGGTGCTGATATTTTACTCGTTGAAACCATCTTTGATACGCTTAACGCCAAAGCCGCTTTGTTTGCCATTGATGAACTAGCAGAGGAGAGAAATACCAAAATCCCCATTATGGTATCAGGTACAATTACCGATGCATCTGGGAGAACTCTTAGCGGACAAACAGCGGAGGCTTTTCTTATTTCGGTTTCTCATTTAGACTTGCTGAGTGTAGGGCTTAATTGTGCTTTGGGAGCTAAGCAGCTCACGCCTTATTTACAGGCTTTGTCAGAACATTCCAACTTTTACATTTCGGTGTATCCTAACGCGGGGTTGCCTAATGCTTTTGGAGCATACGATGAAACGGCAGAACAAACGGCAGAGCAAGTTAAAGAGTATTTAGACAAACAGTTAGTTAATATCATTGGGGGCTGTTGTGGTACAACGCCAGAGCATATCCGTGCCATTGCCGAATTGGTAAAACATTATGAACCTAGAAAACTTAATCTCGTATGA
- a CDS encoding tetratricopeptide repeat protein has translation MQGQGSYNALSYKGNREYDSKNYDKASSYFLEAIKKKQDFGGHYNLGNTLYKREMYSEAKAEYQKALSLAKTKEDKMAALYNLGNAEMKAQNYDKAAEFYKKALQQDPYNESIRKNYNISKLKQKEKNQSKSNNKSQNQNSEQDKPQDNQQKKSEQESPQNSDKNKDGGANEKDKGQGAGQTPKPNNNSSENKRGMSKEEENRIMQRLESKERDAARRILNKNSYIDPKSNEKDW, from the coding sequence TTGCAAGGGCAGGGTAGTTACAATGCTTTGTCCTATAAGGGAAATAGAGAATATGATTCTAAAAACTATGATAAAGCTTCGTCTTACTTTTTAGAGGCTATTAAAAAGAAGCAAGACTTCGGTGGTCATTATAATTTAGGTAATACTTTGTATAAGAGAGAAATGTATTCTGAAGCAAAGGCAGAGTACCAGAAAGCTTTATCTCTAGCGAAAACCAAGGAAGATAAAATGGCTGCTCTGTACAACTTAGGCAATGCAGAAATGAAGGCTCAAAATTATGATAAGGCAGCTGAGTTCTACAAGAAAGCTTTGCAACAAGACCCTTACAATGAGTCTATAAGAAAGAATTATAATATTTCTAAGTTAAAACAAAAGGAGAAGAATCAATCAAAATCGAATAATAAATCTCAAAATCAAAATTCGGAGCAGGATAAACCACAAGATAATCAGCAAAAAAAATCTGAACAAGAGTCGCCTCAAAATTCAGATAAAAATAAAGATGGTGGAGCTAATGAGAAAGATAAAGGTCAGGGTGCAGGACAGACTCCTAAACCTAATAATAACAGCTCTGAAAATAAAAGAGGAATGTCTAAGGAAGAAGAAAATAGAATTATGCAACGCTTGGAAAGTAAAGAGCGAGATGCTGCAAGAAGAATTCTTAATAAAAATTCATATATAGACCCCAAAAGTAATGAAAAGGATTGGTAG
- a CDS encoding MarC family protein yields the protein MGFLEEFSLKESMTSFMVLFAVIDIIGSIPVIVSLRKRFGHIESEKASIVSGILMISFLFIGDKILQFIGVDVNSFAIAGALVIFVIALEMILGIEIHKAGEVNAASIVPIAFPLVAGAGTLTTTLSLRAEYHIVNIIIGILLNILVIYLVLKSANWLEKKLGDATLMIFQKVFGIILLAISIKLFTANFAQLIANYINI from the coding sequence ATGGGATTTTTAGAAGAATTTTCGCTTAAAGAGTCAATGACGAGTTTCATGGTATTGTTTGCCGTAATAGATATTATCGGTTCTATTCCAGTGATTGTGTCGTTAAGGAAAAGATTCGGACATATAGAGTCAGAAAAGGCTTCTATAGTATCGGGTATTCTAATGATTTCTTTTCTTTTTATTGGAGATAAAATTTTGCAGTTTATTGGGGTAGATGTTAACTCATTCGCAATAGCAGGGGCTTTAGTTATCTTTGTAATTGCTTTAGAAATGATTTTAGGAATTGAAATCCATAAGGCAGGAGAGGTTAATGCTGCTTCTATAGTTCCTATTGCGTTTCCTTTGGTTGCAGGAGCAGGTACGCTAACTACTACTCTTTCGTTAAGAGCAGAATATCATATTGTAAATATTATTATAGGTATATTACTCAATATTTTAGTGATTTACCTTGTGCTTAAATCTGCTAACTGGCTAGAGAAAAAACTTGGAGATGCTACACTTATGATTTTCCAAAAGGTATTTGGGATTATATTACTAGCCATTTCTATAAAACTATTTACAGCTAATTTTGCACAACTAATAGCAAACTATATCAATATCTAA
- a CDS encoding proline dehydrogenase family protein → MSLFNDTKVAFADKTTEQLEKAKWMFTMIKFPQLTNVGINLLNFSIKNNFPFVEGIVEKTLFQQFCGGVTREQSQKVVNEMYQRHIGSIFDYAIEGKEEEQAFDHTCEEIKQNILYAAGNPAIPFVVFKPTGFGRLDLYAEVQAKKELTSSEKEEWSRVVKRYEEVCQLAYDKGVIVMVDAEESWIQTAVDDLVNEMKSRYNKERAIVWNTIQMYRTGRLEYLAEDLERAKSKGYYLGYKFVRGAYMEKERERAEKMGYPSPIQPTKQASDDNYNAGIDFVMANLDKVSAFFGTHNEKSTELVMDRMKEKGLPNDFQQIHFGQLYGMSDNITYYLGNKKYNACKYLPYGPVKDVVPYLTRRAQENTSVAGQTGRELSLIERELKRRKTER, encoded by the coding sequence ATGAGCCTTTTTAACGATACCAAAGTCGCTTTTGCAGATAAAACAACAGAACAACTAGAGAAAGCAAAGTGGATGTTTACTATGATTAAGTTTCCACAATTGACTAATGTGGGGATAAACCTACTTAACTTTAGTATTAAAAATAATTTCCCTTTTGTGGAGGGGATTGTTGAAAAAACATTATTCCAGCAGTTTTGTGGTGGCGTTACTAGAGAGCAAAGCCAGAAAGTAGTTAATGAGATGTATCAGCGTCATATAGGCAGTATCTTTGATTATGCTATAGAAGGTAAAGAAGAAGAACAAGCCTTTGACCATACTTGCGAAGAAATAAAACAAAATATTCTGTACGCCGCAGGGAATCCAGCCATTCCTTTTGTGGTTTTTAAACCAACAGGATTTGGAAGGTTAGATTTATATGCAGAAGTTCAGGCGAAAAAAGAGCTAACAAGTTCAGAAAAAGAAGAGTGGAGCAGGGTAGTGAAACGCTACGAAGAAGTTTGTCAGTTGGCATACGACAAAGGCGTTATAGTAATGGTAGATGCCGAAGAGTCTTGGATACAAACAGCTGTAGATGATTTGGTAAACGAAATGAAATCTCGTTATAATAAAGAGAGAGCCATCGTGTGGAATACCATTCAGATGTATAGAACAGGAAGATTGGAGTATCTAGCCGAAGACTTAGAGAGAGCTAAGTCTAAAGGTTACTACTTAGGCTACAAGTTTGTGAGAGGGGCTTATATGGAGAAAGAAAGAGAGAGAGCAGAAAAAATGGGCTATCCATCACCTATCCAGCCAACAAAACAGGCATCTGATGACAATTATAATGCAGGGATAGATTTTGTAATGGCTAATTTAGATAAGGTTTCGGCGTTCTTTGGGACTCATAATGAGAAATCTACGGAGCTGGTGATGGATAGAATGAAAGAAAAAGGTCTGCCGAATGATTTCCAACAAATCCATTTTGGACAACTTTATGGAATGAGTGATAACATCACTTACTACCTAGGAAACAAAAAATACAATGCGTGTAAATATCTGCCTTATGGTCCAGTGAAAGATGTAGTGCCATACCTTACAAGAAGAGCCCAAGAGAATACTTCTGTGGCGGGGCAAACAGGTAGAGAGCTATCTCTAATAGAAAGAGAACTTAAAAGAAGAAAAACAGAAAGATAA
- a CDS encoding VWA domain-containing protein, translated as MDWYLGNYWYALLMLLLPLLGYLLFRYLKWKERVRGYFADERFQSTLFEKTKWYPKFFLVMYFVAFLFLIFAMMDLMGGKEEIKVQQKMNNVMFLVDVSNSMNAQDVAPDRLSLAKNIVISSMQKMTNDRVGLAVFAGEAFSVMPLTTDYLAAESFVSGLETSAVSTQGTDFYKAMQVAVSKFKTVSKGSGRIVLISDGEDNEGNEAAAIKEAQSNGIQVITVGVGTEEGAPIPEYIFGQLMGYKSSLMGETVISKRQTQALINISEKTGGVYIDGNHIDKAVNGILENLKKQSSTTESFVKSQTGVHYYQYFLAVSLLLFFIIYLTNPKRDFNI; from the coding sequence ATGGATTGGTATTTGGGTAATTATTGGTATGCATTATTGATGCTTTTGTTACCATTATTGGGGTATCTTTTGTTTCGTTATTTAAAATGGAAAGAAAGGGTTAGAGGCTATTTTGCAGATGAACGCTTTCAGAGTACACTATTTGAAAAAACAAAATGGTATCCTAAGTTTTTCTTGGTGATGTATTTTGTGGCGTTTTTGTTTTTAATTTTTGCGATGATGGATTTAATGGGAGGGAAAGAAGAAATTAAAGTACAACAAAAAATGAATAATGTGATGTTTCTCGTAGATGTTTCTAACTCTATGAATGCTCAAGATGTTGCTCCAGATAGACTTTCGTTAGCGAAAAATATTGTAATATCATCTATGCAAAAAATGACTAACGATAGGGTAGGTTTGGCTGTTTTTGCAGGAGAGGCTTTTTCGGTAATGCCATTAACTACGGATTATTTGGCGGCGGAATCTTTCGTTTCTGGGTTAGAGACTTCGGCAGTGTCTACACAAGGAACAGATTTTTATAAAGCCATGCAGGTAGCGGTTTCTAAATTTAAGACCGTTTCCAAAGGGTCTGGCAGGATAGTACTGATAAGTGATGGTGAAGATAACGAAGGTAATGAAGCTGCAGCTATAAAAGAAGCTCAATCTAATGGAATACAAGTTATTACCGTAGGTGTAGGTACAGAGGAAGGTGCTCCAATTCCTGAATATATTTTTGGACAATTGATGGGATATAAGTCTAGTCTAATGGGGGAAACGGTAATTTCTAAAAGACAAACTCAGGCTTTAATAAATATTTCTGAAAAGACAGGAGGTGTTTATATTGATGGTAATCATATAGATAAGGCAGTTAATGGGATTTTAGAAAATCTTAAAAAACAGTCTTCTACAACAGAAAGTTTTGTGAAATCTCAAACGGGGGTACATTACTATCAATACTTTTTGGCGGTGTCTTTGCTTTTATTTTTTATCATTTATTTAACAAATCCTAAGCGAGATTTTAACATTTAA
- a CDS encoding vWA domain-containing protein gives MFNFEFHSPWFLLLFLGFIPLIFRDLSHKKRKGIAVSSTKNMQVISYFGAVLWLLRISKYIILSALILAIARPRTFSISEDRDETKGMDIVLSIDVSLSMLAKDLEPDRLTALKEIARTFIKQRTTDRIGLVEYSGEALMRVPLTSDHRVAEEELMSFNPMDLEGGTNIGDGLAVAVSHLRKSKAKSKIIILMTDGVNTIDNAMSPLTAAELARNNDIKVYTIGIGSNGLALMPTQQDIFGNLVFTEEQVKIDEYLLRDVAQITGGKYFRATSNESLKQIYEEIDTLEKSNIKTSKIYNYQEYFRWFLWIALVTLVLDALLRWRVFRVLN, from the coding sequence ATGTTTAATTTTGAGTTTCATAGTCCTTGGTTTTTATTACTTTTTTTAGGTTTTATACCTCTTATTTTTAGGGATTTAAGTCATAAGAAAAGAAAAGGAATTGCTGTATCTTCTACTAAGAATATGCAAGTGATTTCTTATTTTGGAGCGGTATTGTGGTTGCTTAGAATTTCCAAATATATTATTCTTTCAGCTCTTATTTTGGCAATAGCAAGACCTAGGACTTTCAGTATTTCGGAAGATAGAGATGAGACTAAAGGTATGGATATTGTGCTTTCTATAGATGTGTCGTTGAGTATGTTGGCTAAAGATTTAGAACCTGATAGACTAACGGCTCTCAAAGAGATTGCAAGGACTTTCATTAAGCAAAGAACTACGGATAGGATAGGCTTGGTAGAATATTCTGGAGAGGCGTTGATGAGAGTGCCTTTGACTTCGGATCATAGGGTAGCAGAGGAAGAATTGATGAGTTTTAACCCGATGGATTTGGAAGGTGGAACTAATATCGGCGATGGTTTGGCGGTAGCTGTGAGTCATTTAAGAAAATCTAAAGCAAAGTCAAAAATCATTATTTTGATGACAGATGGTGTAAATACCATAGACAACGCTATGTCTCCACTAACAGCGGCAGAACTGGCACGAAATAATGATATTAAAGTTTATACCATAGGTATTGGGAGCAATGGTTTGGCATTGATGCCTACACAGCAAGATATTTTTGGTAATTTGGTGTTTACGGAGGAACAGGTGAAAATAGATGAATATCTTCTGAGAGATGTAGCTCAAATTACAGGAGGTAAGTATTTTAGAGCGACTTCTAATGAGAGTTTAAAGCAGATTTACGAAGAAATAGACACTTTAGAAAAATCTAATATTAAAACTTCTAAGATTTACAATTACCAAGAGTATTTTAGATGGTTTTTATGGATAGCATTGGTAACTTTAGTTTTAGATGCTTTGTTGAGATGGAGGGTGTTTAGAGTATTAAATTAA
- a CDS encoding BatD family protein yields MRKEFWSILLFLLSVKLYGQVSFYAETNTKEIKANEPVLFTIMLELNGNEYRQESLIRLPDLSKFEVLSDGSSRNTFLDPDKNITVDQIVYQILIAPKKTGKLKIGSALVTVNGKIYKTEPFEVSVTGREALSNNKISDDIQLKLQVKNHSVYQHQGAVVELKAYAKNIDYFQRIHDIKLPKDGTNRFYLISGRSDDIEPLEGNILLSQVLGVYVMFPEKSGQLELPKISAKVAGTGKDEVIYANSKNSIRVKPLPKEAPVGFKNAVGQFEIESDNVVKEVKKGVPFYFTVRLKGVGNLDRLQFPSLVTSKDYKVYPPKITKNIAVTQHGMKGSLVARYLVVPNVLGDIKLELEPLAYFDPKKESYHTLELNEVNILVASDSLDKAKTNTLDKVIDNTNYVLETVQLPKIKNETFKSSENTRWYLLGGLLLLSSFLGGFLLSKRLKKKGNAADVKSDLKVQHYSIIDFEDDYRVLRESLEYKNYPMFFDTFDKMKIKVQHYFNSNSINIQSVIEEKKGYFIAEEYRQLVSNIEIEKYAPVKDAEQLNELYYKIINLHNKMVV; encoded by the coding sequence ATGCGTAAGGAGTTTTGGAGTATATTACTATTCTTATTGTCCGTAAAATTGTACGGGCAAGTCTCTTTTTATGCAGAAACTAATACCAAAGAAATCAAAGCAAATGAGCCTGTATTATTTACAATAATGCTAGAGCTTAATGGTAACGAATACAGACAAGAATCTCTCATAAGGTTGCCCGACCTTTCAAAATTTGAAGTTCTAAGCGATGGTTCCTCTAGAAATACCTTCTTAGACCCTGATAAAAATATTACGGTAGACCAGATTGTTTATCAAATACTTATAGCACCCAAAAAAACAGGTAAACTAAAGATTGGGAGTGCTTTGGTAACTGTAAATGGGAAAATATATAAAACAGAGCCGTTTGAAGTATCTGTAACAGGAAGAGAGGCGTTGAGTAATAATAAAATTTCCGATGATATTCAACTAAAATTACAGGTTAAAAATCACTCTGTTTATCAACATCAAGGAGCGGTGGTAGAGCTTAAAGCGTATGCTAAGAATATAGACTATTTTCAAAGAATCCATGATATTAAACTTCCAAAAGACGGAACGAATAGATTTTATCTTATATCAGGGAGATCAGACGATATAGAACCGTTAGAGGGGAATATACTTTTGTCTCAAGTGTTGGGAGTTTATGTAATGTTTCCTGAAAAATCTGGTCAGTTAGAGCTTCCTAAGATTTCCGCTAAGGTAGCAGGAACGGGGAAAGATGAGGTTATATATGCTAACTCAAAAAACTCTATAAGAGTTAAACCATTACCAAAAGAGGCTCCTGTTGGGTTCAAAAATGCAGTTGGGCAGTTTGAAATAGAATCTGATAATGTTGTAAAAGAGGTGAAAAAGGGAGTGCCGTTTTATTTTACGGTGCGTTTAAAAGGGGTAGGGAATTTGGATAGGTTGCAATTTCCTTCGCTTGTGACTAGTAAAGACTACAAGGTTTATCCTCCAAAAATCACAAAAAATATAGCCGTTACCCAGCACGGAATGAAGGGGAGTTTAGTGGCTAGATATTTGGTAGTGCCTAATGTACTTGGTGATATAAAATTAGAATTGGAGCCTTTGGCTTATTTTGACCCTAAAAAAGAATCTTATCACACATTAGAACTTAATGAAGTGAATATATTGGTGGCTTCCGATAGTCTAGATAAAGCAAAAACAAACACTTTGGATAAAGTGATAGATAATACTAACTATGTCTTAGAAACCGTACAACTTCCTAAAATTAAAAATGAAACTTTTAAAAGTTCTGAAAATACTAGATGGTATCTTCTAGGAGGGTTACTACTGTTAAGTAGCTTTTTAGGTGGTTTTTTATTGAGTAAGAGATTGAAGAAAAAAGGTAATGCAGCTGATGTAAAATCTGATTTGAAAGTGCAACATTACAGTATAATTGATTTTGAAGATGATTATAGAGTTCTGAGAGAATCTCTAGAGTATAAAAACTACCCAATGTTTTTTGATACTTTTGATAAAATGAAGATAAAAGTTCAGCACTATTTTAATTCAAATAGTATCAATATTCAATCTGTAATAGAAGAGAAGAAGGGCTATTTTATAGCTGAAGAATACAGGCAATTAGTTTCTAATATAGAAATAGAAAAGTACGCTCCTGTTAAAGATGCTGAACAATTAAACGAATTATATTATAAAATCATCAATTTGCATAATAAGATGGTGGTGTAA
- the aroB gene encoding 3-dehydroquinate synthase, with translation MISRLDSDFSSLNQFLEKTKPSQIIILVDENTHEYCLPTLLGNLQTDIHFEIVEIEAGEENKNISTAIQIWEILSDFKVDRKSLLINLGGGVISDLGGFIASTYKRGFSFINLPTTLLSMCDASIGGKTGIDHQYLKNIVGTFALPEQIFVYTDFLKTLPFIELRSGFAEMLKHGLIADRQHWSTLSSITELTPESIAPFIETSMKIKQEVVNRDFKEQNVRKTLNFGHTIGHAVESLFMALEKPIPHGEAVALGMITESYLALTEGLIDNETYHNIEKQLLRFYPYISIKELSNENIITLMKNDKKNQNGIVNFALINGIGSCLFDYKVDEKQVISALDYYRNLEK, from the coding sequence ATGATTAGTCGTTTAGATTCCGATTTTAGCAGTCTTAATCAGTTTTTAGAAAAGACCAAGCCAAGCCAAATCATCATCTTGGTAGATGAAAACACTCACGAATATTGTCTCCCCACTCTTCTAGGAAATTTACAAACCGATATTCATTTTGAAATTGTAGAAATAGAAGCTGGTGAGGAAAATAAAAACATCAGTACAGCCATACAAATTTGGGAGATACTTTCAGACTTCAAAGTAGATAGAAAATCATTACTTATCAACCTTGGTGGCGGTGTTATTAGCGATTTAGGTGGCTTTATCGCTTCTACCTACAAACGAGGTTTTAGTTTTATTAACCTCCCAACCACGCTCCTCTCTATGTGTGATGCTTCCATAGGCGGAAAAACAGGAATAGACCACCAATACCTTAAAAATATCGTAGGGACTTTTGCTCTTCCTGAACAGATATTTGTTTATACGGATTTTTTAAAAACATTACCCTTCATTGAATTAAGAAGTGGCTTTGCAGAAATGCTAAAGCATGGTCTAATAGCTGATAGGCAACATTGGAGTACTCTAAGCTCCATTACCGAACTCACACCAGAAAGCATTGCTCCTTTTATAGAAACTTCTATGAAAATAAAACAAGAGGTCGTAAATAGAGACTTTAAAGAACAAAATGTAAGGAAGACACTCAATTTTGGACATACTATTGGACACGCCGTAGAAAGCCTTTTTATGGCACTAGAAAAGCCTATTCCTCACGGTGAAGCCGTAGCTCTAGGTATGATTACAGAAAGCTACCTTGCTCTTACAGAAGGTCTTATAGATAACGAAACTTATCATAATATAGAGAAACAGTTGCTTCGTTTTTACCCTTATATTTCTATAAAAGAGCTTTCTAACGAAAACATTATAACCCTAATGAAAAATGACAAGAAAAACCAAAATGGTATTGTTAATTTCGCACTCATCAATGGGATAGGTAGTTGCTTATTTGATTATAAAGTGGATGAAAAACAAGTAATTTCTGCACTTGATTACTACAGAAACTTAGAGAAGTAA